Proteins encoded together in one Carya illinoinensis cultivar Pawnee chromosome 3, C.illinoinensisPawnee_v1, whole genome shotgun sequence window:
- the LOC122305490 gene encoding uncharacterized protein LOC122305490: MGHFKHPYIQAANMFIHFCNSNKTIRFLLSISLLSVILSHSSLRPFLLDSFHIHVSTFPLKPFSYTIDKNYVFLLCNGLLVFIVKNSGLVGNNSSLGDDLDEECVMKNGDSRPSELGLSENKASDGSKNALPEVEEEEERANGTLIALGEGENGLILTTHDEDEEQDNSLVIIKEEEEEVNGLELLSTEELNKRCDDFIRRMKEEIKFGGQQLIVV; this comes from the coding sequence ATGGGTCATTTCAAGCATCCATATATCCAAGCTGCAAATATGTTCATCCACTTCTGCAATTCCAACAAAACCATCAGATTCTTACTCTCAATCTCACTCTTATCTGTCATTTTGTCCCACTCTTCATTGCGCCCTTTTCTTCTCGATTCCTTCCATATCCACGTTTCTACTTTTCCCTTGAAACCTTTTAGCTACACCATTGACAAGAACTATGTGTTCCTGCTTTGCAATGGACTCCTAGTTTTTATCGTAAAGAACTCTGGTCTAGTCGGGAATAATTCTTCTTTAGGGGATGATCTTGATGAAGAATGTGTCATGAAGAATGGAGATAGTCGGCCATCAGAGCTCGGACTGTCAGAGAATAAGGCATCGGATGGAAGTAAAAATGCACTACCTGAagttgaagaggaagaagaaagagcaAATGGGACTTTGATTGCGCTAGGAGAAGGAGAGAATGGGCTAATTTTGACTACGCAcgatgaagatgaagaacaaGATAATAGCCTTGTTatcatcaaagaagaagaagaagaagtaaacGGACTCGAGCTTCTGAGTACGGAAGAGTTGAACAAAAGATGTGATGATTTTATCAGAAGGATGAAGGAAGAAATAAAATTCGGAGGCCAGCAACTGATCGTGGTTTGA
- the LOC122305491 gene encoding putative protein FAR1-RELATED SEQUENCE 10 produces MTMKPSNNIWIRRQQCSCGDWKCYIKFEGDDQTSASSQLVKSEAMPSSSLLEAVFTPYVGQIFKSDDDAFEYYSNFARKNGFSIRKARSTESQNLGVYRRDFVCYRSGFNQPRKKANVEHPRERKSVRCGCDAKLYLTKEIVDGVTQWYVSQFSNVHNHELLEDDQVRLLPAYRKIQEADQERILLLSKAGFPVNRIVKVLELEKGLQPGQLPFIEKDVRNFVRTCKKTVQENDALLTEKRENDTLELVEVCKAMMERDPDFLYDCTTDENGKVESIAWSYADSVRAYSVFGDVVTFDTTYRSITYGLLLGVWFGIDNNGKAIFFGCVLLQEENSRSFTWALQTFVRFMGGQHPQTILTDIDSGLGDAIARELPNTKHVICIWHILSKLSSWFALPLGSQYADFKADFDVLCHLESVEDFEHQWNLLVARFGLVSDKHIALLFLYRASWPLSFIRSYFVARMLTAEFSQSLDSFLKKILNAQTCLQAFFEQVGIATNLQNKTREGMQYMHIRTCMPIEEHARSILTPYAFNVLQHEIVLSMQYATTEMTNGSYLVRHYRKMDGEFLVIWMPENEQIHCSCKEYEHSGILCRHSLRVLTLKNYFELPEKFFLLRWRSETSSLAMDDQNAQIRSNDCAQTFHSLAETILTESMISKERFDYVHGELTGLLEHVRNMPVIDEFALNTAPNNVSE; encoded by the exons ATGACAATGAAGCCATCAAATAACATCTGGATTCGACGCCAACAGTGTTCATGTGGAGATTGGAAGTGTTATATCAAGTTTGAAGGAGATGATCAAACTTCAGCAAGCTCTCAGCTAGTAAAGAGTGAAGCAATGCCATCTTCATCATTATTGGAAGCAGTCTTTACTCCTTACGTGGGtcaaattttcaaaagtgatgATGATGCCTTCGAATACTATAGCAATTTTGCCCGAAAGAATGGGTTTTCAATTCGAAAAGCTCGTTCAACTGAAAGCCAAAATTTAGGGGTATATAGGCGAGATTTTGTTTGTTATCGGTCAGGGTTTAATCAACCAAGAAAAAAAGCCAATGTGGAGCATCCAAGGGAGCGCAAATCAGTACGATGTGGATGTGATGCAAAATTGTATTTAACAAAGGAAATTGTAGATGGTGTTACTCAATGGTATGTTTCACAATTTAGTAATGTTCATAACCATGAATTGTTGGAAGATGACCAAGTTCGCCTGCTTCCTGCTTATCGGAAAATTCAGGAGGCTGATCAAGAACGCATTCTTTTACTCTCCAAGGCTGGGTTTCCTGTGAACCGGATAGTGAAAGTGCTGGAATTAGAAAAGGGACTTCAACCTGGACAGTTGCCCTTCATAGAGAAGGATGTTAGAAATTTTGTTCGGACTTGTAAAAAGACTGTACAAGAAAATGATGCTTTGCTTACtgagaaaagggaaaatgatACACTGGAACTTGTTGAGGTCTGCAAGGCCATGATGGAGAGGGATCCAGACTTTCTATACGATTGCACTACAGATGAAAATGGTAAGGTTGAAAGTATTGCATGGTCATATGCTGACTCTGTTCGTGCATATTCAGTATTTGGTGATGTGGTTACTTTTGATACAACATATCGTTCTATCACCTATGGATTGCTCCTTGGAGTGTGGTTTGGTATAGATAACAATGGCAAGGCAATTTTCTTTGGATGTGTTTTGCTACAAGAAGAAAATTCTCGTTCATTTACATGGGCTTTACAG ACTTTTGTTCGATTTATGGGGGGACAACACCCACAAACTATTTTAACTGATATAGATTCGGGGCTCGGAGATGCGATAGCAAGGGAGTTACCAAATACTAAACATGTGATATGTATATGGCATATTCTGTCCAAATTATCCAGCTGGTTCGCTTTGCCTCTGGGATCACAGTATGCAGATTTCAAAGCTGACTTTGATGTGTTGTGTCATCTGGAGAGTGTTGAAGATTTTGAGCATCAATGGAATCTTTTGGTTGCTCGGTTTGGACTTGTTTCAGATAAGCATATAGCTTTACTGTTTTTATATCGAGCATCCTGGCCACTTTCCTTCATTCGAAGTTACTTTGTGGCTCGCATGTTGACAGCTGAGTTTTCACAATCTCTGGACTccttcttgaaaaaaattttgaatgcaCAGACGTGTTTGCAAGCATTCTTCGAGCAG GTTGGAATTGCTACCAACCTTCAAAATAAAACCAGAGAAGGAATGCAGTATATGCATATCAGGACATGCATGCCTATTGAAGAACATGCACGGAGTATTCTTACACCTTATGCTTTCAATGTGTTGCAACATGAAATTGTGCTGTCCATGCAATATGCAACAACAGAAATGACAAATGGATCTTATCTTGTGAGACACTACAGGAAAATGGATGGAGAGTTTCTGGTTATATGGATGCCAGAAAATGAGCAAATTCACTGTTCCTGCAAGGAATATGAACATTCTGGAATACTATGCAGGCATTCTCTCCGAGTTCTCACGTTGAAGAACTACTTTGAACTCCCAGAAAAATTTTTTCTGCTTCGTTGGCGATCAGAGACTTCATCACTGGCTATGGATGATCAAAATGCTCAAATCAGAAGTAATGACTGTGCTCAAACTTTTCATTCTCTTGCTGAAACTATATTGACAGAATCAATGATCTCCAAGGAACGGTTTGATTATGTTCATGGAGAACTTACAGGGCTCCTTGAGCATGTTAGAAATATGCCGGTTATTGATGAATTTGCTTTGAATACGGCACCTAACAATGTCAGTGAATAG
- the LOC122305493 gene encoding putative pentatricopeptide repeat-containing protein At5g09950 yields MFCWFLSCTRRRLPNHLNSAFTTFTVSPIPPQDNLFSLKPQNPTNQLRTSPPLIPLQNLVDQYKKAQAQLARLPTSSHVSYSGSETREFLVSRYRDSCCSEDAKGLHLHIFKNGFANDLFLCNTLINIYVKNGYVVSARNLFDEMRERNLVTWACLISGYTQNGVPHEACALLKGMVSQGFCPNHYAFGSALQACQEWRPFGVKFGMQIHGLISKTQYAFDGVVCNALIAMYGNCQDSADDARRVFDQIHTKNLISWNSIISVYSQRGDAISAFELFSRMQQQGMGFISKPNEYTFGSLITAASSSVGSGLSLLRQVLTRVKKAGYLGDLYVGSALVSGLSRFGLNDYAKQVFEQMSVRNAVSMNGLMVGLVRQKRGEEAAEIFQGMRNSVDVNLDSYVILLSAFPEFTLLEDGKRKGTEVHAYVIRTGLIDIKHEIGNGLVNMYAKCGAIVDASSVFKLMVCKDSVSWNTMISGLDQNEHFEDAIISFCEMRRTGLMPSNFTLISTLSSCASLGWKMLGHQLHCEGTKLGLDLDVSVCNSLLAVYAETGCLAESEKVFYLMPEYDQVSWNSVIGAFADSEASVVEAVKYFINMMRAGWSLNRVSFIHILAAVSSLSLLQLSHQIHGLVLKNCVANDVAIENALLACYGKCGEIDGSEKIFSRMSERRDEVSWNSMISGYIHNELLSKAIDLVWFMMQRGQRLDCFTFATVLSACASVATLERGMEVHACAIRACLESDVVVGSALVDMYTKCGRIDYASRFFELMPMRNVYSWNSMVSGYARHGHGHKALELFSQMKSYGQPPDHVTFVGVLSACSHVGLVDEGFKHFRSMSEIYDLAPRVEHFSCMVDLLGRAGELKKIEDFINKMPMKPNTLIWRTVLGACCRANGRNTELGHRAAEMLLELEPQNAVNYVLLSNMYASGGKWEDVAKARMAMRKAEVKKEAGCSWVTMKDGVHVFVAGDKSHPEKELIYEELKQLNKKMRDAGYVPETRFALYDLELENKEELLSYHSEKLAVAFALTRKSRLPIRIMKNLRVCGDCHSAFKYISKIVGRQIVLRDSNRFHHFDDGKCSCGDYW; encoded by the coding sequence atgtttTGCTGGTTCCTTTCATGCACTCGCAGGCGACTACCCAACCATTTAAACTCTGCTTTTACTACATTCACTGTCTCACCAATTCCACCACAAGACAATCTTTTTTCCCTCAAACCCCAAAACCCAACAAATCAGCTTAGAACATCGCCTCCTTTAATCCCATTACAAAACTTAGTTGATCAGTACAAAAAAGCTCAGGCCCAACTTGCAAGGTTGCCCACCTCATCACATGTTTCCTATTCGGGTTCCGAAACGCGTGAATTTCTAGTTAGTCGATACCGCGATTCTTGTTGTTCAGAAGATGCAAAAGGGCTACATTTGCACATTTTCAAAAATGGGTTTGCTAATGATTTGTTTTTGTGCAATACccttattaatatttatgtcaAGAATGGTTACGTGGTTTCAGCACGTAACTTGTTTGATGAAATGCGCGAAAGGAATTTGGTTACGTGGGCTTGTTTGATTTCAGGGTACACCCAGAATGGCGTGCCTCATGAGGCTTGTGCGCTTTTAAAAGGGATGGTTTCTCAGGGATTTTGTCCAAATCACTATGCCTTTGGTAGTGCTCTTCAAGCTTGCCAGGAGTGGAGACCCTTTGGAGTTAAGTTTGGGATGCAAATTCATGGATTAATATCAAAAACTCAGTACGCATTTGATGGGGTGGTATGTAATGCGCTGATCGCAATGTATGGGAATTGTCAGGATTCTGCTGATGATGCTCGCCGTGTTTTTGATCAGATACATACCAAAAATTTGATATCATGGAATTCCATTATTTCGGTCTATTCCCAAAGAGGAGATGCAATTTCTGCTTTTGAGCTCTTCTCTAGAATGCAACAGCAGGGCATGGGATTCATTTCAAAACCTAATGAGTATACTTTTGGAAGCTTGATAACTGCTGCTTCTTCGTCAGTTGGTTCTGGTTTGAGTTTGCTTAGGCAGGTTCTCACCAGGGTTAAGAAGGCTGGATATCTTGGGGATCTGTATGTCGGTAGTGCTTTAGTAAGTGGGCTTTCCAGGTTTGGACTGAATGATTATGCCAAACAGGTTTTTGAGCAGATGAGTGTGAGGAATGCAGTCTCAATGAATGGCTTAATGGTTGGTTTGGTGAGGCAAAAACGGGGAGAAGAAGCAGCTGAGATTTTCCAGGGGATGAGAAACTCGGTTGATGTCAATCTTGATTcatatgttattttgttaagtgCTTTTCCTGAATTTACTCTGTTGGAGGATGGCAAAAGAAAGGGTACAGAGGTCCATGCGTACGTCATCCGAACTGGATTAATTGACATCAAGCATGAAATTGGCAATGGGCTTGTTAACATGTATGCTAAATGTGGTGCTATTGTGGATGCTTCTTCTGTTTTCAAACTCATGGTTTGTAAAGATTCAGTCTCATGGAATACTATGATTTCTGGTCTTGACCAGAATGAGCATTTTGAAGATGCCATCATTAGCTTCTGTGAAATGAGGAGAACGGGACTTATGCCTTCAAATTTCACATTGATTAGTACTTTGAGTTCGTGTGCAAGCTTGGGGTGGAAGATGCTGGGACATCAACTACATTGTGAAGGAACTAAATTAGGACTTGATTTGGATGTTTCAGTTTGCAATTCACTTCTTGCAGTGTATGCTGAGACTGGATGTCTTGCAGAATCTGAAAAGGTTTTCTACTTGATGCCAGAGTATGATCAAGTTTCATGGAATTCAGTAATTGGGGCTTTTGCTGATTCAGAGGCATCAGTTGTTGAAGCTGTGAAATATTTCATAAACATGATGCGAGCTGGATGGAGTCTTAATAGAGTAAGCTTTATACATATTCTTGCAGCAGTGTCATCTCTTTCACTTCTCCAACTGAGCCATCAGATTCATGGTTTGGTGCTAAAAAACTGTGTTGCAAATGACGTTGCTATTGAGAATGCACTTTTGGCTTGCTATGGAAAGTGTGGAGAGATAGATGGATCTGAAAAGATCTTTTCTAGGATGTCTGAGAGGAGAGATGAAGTAAGTTGGAATTCTATGATTTCTGGATATATACACAATGAACTCTTGTCCAAGGCCATCGATTTAGTCTGGTTTATGATGCAGAGGGGTCAGAGATTGGACTGTTTCACctttgctaccgttctcagtgcTTGTGCTTCTGTTGCAACACTTGAGCGTGGAATGGAAGTCCATGCCTGTGCAATAAGAGCTTGCTTGGAATCTGATGTTGTAGTTGGCAGTGCACTTGTCGACATGTATACCAAATGTGGAAGAATAGATTACGCTTCAAGATTTTTTGAGTTGATGCCCATGAGGAACGTCTATTCTTGGAATTCAATGGTATCAGGATATGCACGCCATGGACATGGACACAAAGCTTTGGAGCTTTTTTCACAGATGAAGTCATATGGTCAACCACCAGATCATGTCACCTTTGTTGGAGTCTTATCAGCTTGTAGCCATGTGGGGTTAGTGGATGAAGGGTTTAAGCATTTCAGATCCATGAGTGAAATATATGATTTGGCTCCTCGGGTTGAGCACTTTTCATGTATGGTAGATCTCCTCGGGCGGGCAGGTGAACTTAAGAAGATAGAAGACTTCATCAATAAGATGCCAATGAAGCCCAATACTCTTATTTGGAGGACGGTGTTAGGGGCTTGTTGCCGAGCTAATGGTCGTAACACAGAGCTAGGTCATAGGGCTGCTGAAATGCTTCTAGAGTTAGAACCTCAAAATGCTGTTAACTATGTGCTTCTTTCTAACATGTATGCTTCTGGAGGGAAGTGGGAAGATGTGGCAAAGGCTAGAATGGCGATGAGGAAAGCAGAAGTAAAGAAAGAAGCTGGGTGTAGTTGGGTAACCATGAAGGATGGTGTTCATGTTTTTGTGGCTGGAGACAAATCACACCCAGAGAAAGAGTTGATATACGAAGAACTGAAGCAACTtaacaagaaaatgagagatGCCGGATATGTCCCAGAGACTAGATTTGCGCTATATGATCTTGAATTGGAGAACAAGGAAGAACTCCTAAGCTATCACAGTGAGAAACTGGCAGTTGCTTTTGCTCTCACTCGCAAATCCAGGCTGCCTATAAGGATAATGAAAAATCTTCGGGTTTGTGGTGACTGCCACTCTgcctttaaatatatatcaaagATTGTTGGTAGGCAAATAGTATTAAGGGATTCAAACCGATTTCACCATTTTGATGATGGTAAGTGTTCATGTGGGGATTACTGGTGA
- the LOC122305494 gene encoding phytochrome C, which produces MSSNSTNKTNCSRSSSSRPKRGARVVAQTPIDAKLHVDFEASERFFDYSTSIDVNISSSTSNVPSSTVSAYLQRMQRGSFIQPFGCLIAVDEQNFTVLAYSENAPEMLDLAPHAVPSIEQQEALAFGTDVRTLFRSSGATALQKAANFGDVNLLNPILVHCKTSGKPFYAILHRIDVGLVIDLEPVNPADVPATAAGALKSYKLAAKAISRLQSLPSGNILLICDVLVKEVSDLTGYDRVMVYKFHEDDHGEVVAESRRPDLEPYLGLHYPATDIPQASRFLFMKNKVRMICDCLVPPVKVIQDKRLSQPLSLSGSTLRSPHGCHAQYMANMGSIASLVMSVTVNEDDEEMENNQQKGRKLWGLVVCHHASPRFVPFPLRYACEFLIQVFGVQINKEVELAAQLREKLILQTQTVLCDMLLRDAPVGIVTQSPNVMDLVKCDGAALYYRKKFWLLGVTPTEAQITDIAEWLLECHDGSTGLSTDSLMEAGYPGASGLGDEVCGMAAVRITSRDFLFWFRSHTAKEIKWGGAKHDPDDKDNGRKMHPRSSFKAFLEVVKRRSLPWEDVEMDAVHSLQLILRGSLQDEIVDESKMIVNVSSVDDRIQRVDELRIVTNEMVRLIETAAVPILAVDASGCITGWNTKAAELTGLSVEQAIGMTLIDVVWEDSVKVVKNLLILASQGIEEKNIEIKLKTFGPQENSGPVILVVNACCSRDTKENVVGVCFVGQDITGQKIIWDKYTRIQGDYVGIMQSPSALIPPIFMTDEHGRCLEWNDPMQKVSGLKREEATSRMLLGEVFTVNSFGCRVKDHDTLTKLRILLNGVIAGQEGDKLLFGFFDQQGNYIEALLSANKRTDAEGRITGVLCFLHVSSPELQYAMQVQRISEQAAADNIKKLAYIRREISKPLNGIMFMQNLMGSSDLSKEQKRLLKTSSLCQEQLAKVVDDTDIESIEECYMVMSSGEFNLGEALEAVINQVMILCRERQVQIIHDLPAEVSSMHLYGDNLRLQQVLSQFMTNALLFTPAFEGSLIAFGVNPKKQRIGMKIHIVHLEFRITHPAPGVPENLIQEMFHHNPHVSREGLSLYISQKLVKIMNGTVQYLREADKSSFIILVEFPLACHTD; this is translated from the exons ATGTCATCAAATTCGACGAACAAAACGAATTGCTCTAGGAGCAGTTCTTCTCGACCAAAACGGGGGGCTCGTGTGGTTGCGCAGACCCCCATCGATGCGAAGCTTCATGTAGACTTTGAAGCATCTGAACGGTTTTTTGATTACTCAACTTCAATTGACGTCAACATCTCCAGTTCCACTAGCAATGTCCCTTCCTCTACTGTGTCAGCTTACCTGCAAAGGATGCAGAGAGGAAGCTTTATTCAACCGTTCGGTTGCTTGATTGCTGTGGACGAGCAAAACTTCACGGTTCTTGCCTACAGCGAAAATGCCCCTGAAATGTTGGACTTGGCTCCACATGCTGTTCCAAGCATTGAACAGCAAGAAGCCCTAGCTTTTGGAACAGACGTTCGAACACTCTTTCGGTCGTCGGGTGCCACTGCTTTGCAGAAGGCAGCTAATTTTGGGGACGTAAATCTTCTCAACCCCATATTGGTTCATTGTAAAACCTCAGGTAAGCCCTTTTACGCGATTCTGCACCGAATTGATGTGGGGTTAGTTATAGATTTAGAACCAGTGAATCCAGCTGATGTGCCAGCGACTGCTGCTGGGGCCTTGAAATCTTATAAGCTAGCAGCCAAAGCCATATCGAGATTGCAATCCTTGCCAAGTGGGAATATATTACTGATATGTGATGTTTTAGTCAAGGAAGTTAGTGACTTGACAGGCTATGATCGTGTTATGGTGTATAAATTTCATGAAGATGACCATGGAGAAGTGGTAGCTGAGTCCCGCAGACCTGACCTGGAACCTTATCTTGGTTTGCATTACCCGGCTACCGATATACCACAAGCTTCAAGATTCCTATTCATGAAGAATAAGGTTAGAATGATTTGCGATTGTTTGGTGCCTCCAGTTAAAGTAATTCAAGACAAGAGATTGTCTCAGCCACTGAGCCTTTCTGGATCTACGCTGAGATCTCCTCATGGTTGTCACGCACAGTATATGGCAAATATGGGTTCAATTGCTTCTCTTGTGATGTCTGTGACTGTcaatgaagatgatgaagagaTGGAGAATAATCAGCAGAAGGGAAGAAAATTGTGGGGTTTGGTTGTTTGCCATCACGCAAGTCCTAGGTTTGTTCCATTTCCTTTGAGGTATGCCTGTGAGTTCTTGATTCAAGTTTTTGGTGTGCAGATCAACAAAGAGGTGGAGTTGGCTGCTCAACTAAGGGAGAAGCTTATTTTGCAAACTCAAACTGTTCTTTGTGACATGCTCCTTAGAGATGCTCCTGTAGGTATTGTTACCCAATCACCTAATGTTATGGATCTTGTTAAGTGTGATGGAGCTGCACTATACTACAGGAAGAAATTTTGGTTGCTTGGAGTCACCCCAACAGAGGCACAGATTACAGATATAGCTGAATGGCTTCTTGAGTGCCATGATGGTAGCACGGGTTTAAGTACCGATAGCCTTATGGAGGCTGGCTACCCAGGTGCCTCAGGTCTTGGAGATGAAGTCTGCGGGATGGCAGCCGTTAGGATTACTTCAAGGGATTTCCTGTTTTGGTTCAGGTCTCACACCGCAAAAGAAATAAAGTGGGGTGGTGCAAAACATGACCCTGATGACAAGGACAATGGAAGAAAGATGCATCCCAGGTCATCCTTCAAGGCTTTTCTGGAGGTGGTTAAGCGACGGAGCCTCCCTTGGGAAGATGTGGAAATGGATGCCGTCCATTCCTTACAGCTGATATTGAGAGGGTCTTTGCAAGATGAGATTGTGGATGAGTCCAAAATGATCGTGAATGTTTCATCAGTTGATGACAGGATACAGAGAGTGGATGAATTACGCATCGTCACAAATGAAATGGTGCGCCTTATAGAGACAGCTGCAGTCCCCATTTTGGCTGTCGATGCCTCCGGTTGTATAACTGGCTGGAATACCAAAGCTGCTGAACTAACAGGACTGTCTGTTGAGCAAGCCATCGGTATGACCTTGATTGATGTTGTCTGGGAAGATTCAGTTAAAGTGGTGAAGAATCTGCTCATCTTGGCATCTCAAG GTatagaagagaaaaatattgaaatcaaACTTAAAACATTTGGTCCCCAGGAAAACAGTGGTCCTGTAATCTTGGTAGTTAATGCATGTTGCAGCCGGGATACAAAAGAAAACGTTGTTGGGGTTTGCTTTGTTGGCCAAGATATCACTGGGCAAAAAATAATTTGGGACAAATATACACGTATCCAAGGTGATTATGTTGGAATTATGCAGAGCCCTTCTGCACTTATTCCTCCAATTTTTATGACTGATGAGCATGGCCGATGCTTGGAATGGAATGATCCAATGCAAAAAGTGTCTGGTTTGAAGAGGGAAGAGGCCACTTCCCGGATGCTTCTTGGGGAGGTCTTCACAGTAAATAGTTTTGGCTGTCGGGTTAAGGATCATGATACATTAACCAAGCTTAGGATACTACTTAATGGGGTAATTGCAGGCCAGGAGGGAGATAAGTTGTTGTTTGGATTCTTTGATCAGCAGGGTAATTATATTGAAGCATTACTTTCAGCGAACAAAAGGACTGATGCAGAGGGAAGGATTACTGGTGTTTTGTGCTTTTTGCATGTGTCAAGTCCAGAACTTCAGTATGCTATGCAGGTGCAGAGGATATCCGAACAGGCTGCAGCTGATAACATCAAGAAATTGGCATATATTCGTCGAGAAATCAGTAAGCCGCTGAATGGGATTATGTTTATGCAGAATCTAATGGGATCTTCTGATTTAAGCAAAGAGCAGAAGCGGCTACTTAAGACAAGCTCATTGTGTCAGGAACAATTAGCTAAGGTTGTTGATGACACTGATATTGAAAGTATTGAGGAATG TTACATGGTAATGAGCTCTGGTGAATTTAACCTTGGGGAAGCTCTTGAAGCTGTCATAAACCAAGTTATGATCTTGTGCCGGGAGCGCCAGGTGCAGATCATCCATGATTTACCTGCTGAAGTATCATCGATGCACTTATATGGAGACAACTTGAGGCTTCAGCAGGTTCTTTCACAGTTTATGACTAATGCACTCCTCTTCACCCCTGCATTTGAAGGATCACTTATTGCCTTCGGGGTGAATCCAAAAAAGCAACGTATAGGGATGAAAATACACATCGTCCATCTTGAATTTAG GATCACCCATCCAGCACCTGGTGTACCAGAAAATCTGATTCAAGAGATGTTTCACCACAATCCCCATGTCTCAAGGGAAGGTCTCAGCCTATACATCAGCCAGAAGCTTGTAAAGATTATGAATGGCACTGTACAGTATCTAAGAGAAGCAGACAAATCATCCTTTATAATTCTTGTAGAATTTCCATTGGCATGTCACACAGACTGA
- the LOC122305496 gene encoding uncharacterized protein LOC122305496: MALSSSLSTRFPLPFKPSLPSAFSCTNILLKTRVHLFKIHANLGGGEEEIKKGGKKKFITRDQEPEQYWQTAGERKGENPMKTPLPYIIIFGMSTPFVILAIAFANGWVKVPVR, from the exons ATGGCACTTTCTTCTTCCCTCAGCACCAGATTTCCGCTACCATTTAAGCCATCTTTACCATCTGCTTTCTCTTGCACCAACATTTTACTGAAGACAAGGGTTCATCTTTTCAAAATCCATGCAAATTTGG GTGGTGGGGAAGAAGAAATCAAGAAGGGAGGAAAGAAGAAATTCATCACTAGAGATCAAGAACCAGAACA GTATTGGCAAACAGCAGGAGAAAGGAAAGGGGAGAATCCCATGAAAACCCCCCTTCCTTACATTATCATATTTGGAATGTCCACGCCTTTTGTAATCTTAGCCATTGCTTTTGCAAATGGTTGGGTTAAGGTGCCTGTTCGATGA